In one Balaenoptera ricei isolate mBalRic1 chromosome 20, mBalRic1.hap2, whole genome shotgun sequence genomic region, the following are encoded:
- the DDX52 gene encoding probable ATP-dependent RNA helicase DDX52 isoform X3: protein MTSEITSQEVSTIQWISSVEAKIEDKKVKRENKLTSGKLEQLRKEKINFFRNKHKIHVQGTDLPDPIATFQQLDQEFKINSRLLQNILDAGFQIPTPIQMQAIPVMLHGRELLASAPTGSGKTLAFSIPVLMQLKQPTNKGFRALIISPTRELASQIHRELVKISEGTGFRIHMIHKAAVAAKKFGPKSSKKFDILVTTPNRLIYLLKQDPPGIDLTSVEWLVVDESDKLFEDGKTGFRDQLASIFLACTSHKVKRAMFSATFAYDVEQWCRLNLDNVITVSIGARNSAVETVEQELLFVGSETGKLLAMRELVKKGFNPPVLVFVQSIERAKELFHELIYEGINVDVIHADRTQQQRDNTVHSFRAGKIWVLICTALLARGIDFKGVNLVINYDFPTSSVEYIHRIGRTGRAGHKGKAVTFFTEDDKPLLRSVANVIQQAGCPVPEYIKGFQKLLSKQKKKMIKKPLERESISTTPKYFLEKAKDKRKKVTGQNSKKKVTPEDKS from the exons aaattacttCTCAAGAAGTTTCTACTATACAGTGGATATCATCTGTGGAAGCAAAGATTGAagataaaaaagttaaaagagaaaataaactaaCGTCAGGAAAGTTGGAGCAGCTCAGAAAAGAAAAG ATAAACTTCTTCCggaataaacataaaattcatgTCCAAGGAACTGATCTTCCTGACCCAATTGCTACATTTCAGCAACTTGACCAGGAATTTAAAATCAATTCTCGACTGCTTCAGAACATTCTAGATGCAGGCTTCCAGATACCTACACCAATCCAAATGCAAGCCATTCCAGTTATGCTGCAT GGTCGAGAACTTCTGGCTTCTGCTCCTACTGGATCTGGAAAGACTTTGGCTTTTAGCATTCCTGTTTTAATGCAGCTGAAACAACCCACAAACAAAGGCTTCAGAGCCCTGATTATATCACCAACACGAGAACTTGCCAGCCAG attcacCGAGAGTTAGTAAAAATATCTGAGGGAACAGGATTCAGGATACACATGATCCACAAAGCAGCAGTTGCAGCCAAGAAATTTGGACCTAAATCATCTAAGAAATTTG atATTCTTGTGACTACTCCAAATCGACTAATCTATTTATTAAAGCAAGATCCTCCAGGAATAGACTTAACAAG tgtTGAATGGCTGGTAGTTGATGAATCAGATAAACTGTTTGAAGATGGCAAAACTGGGTTCAGAGACCAGCTGGCTTCCATTTTCTTGGCCTGCACATCCCACAAGGTCAAAAGAGCTATGTTCAGTGCAACTTTTGCCTATGATGTTGAGCAGTGGTGCAGACTCAACTTGGATAATGTCATTACTGTTTCCATTGGAGCAAG GAATTCTGCAGTAGAGACTGTAGAACAAGAGCTTCTCTTCGTTGGGTCTGAGACTGGAAAACTTCTGGCCATGAGAGAACTTGTTAAAAAG GGTTTCAATCCacctgttcttgtttttgttcagTCCATTGAAAGGGCTAAAGAACTTTTTCATGAGCTCATATATGAAGGTATTAATGTGGATGTTATTCATGCAGACAGAACTCAGCAACAG AGAGATAACACAGTCCATAGCTTCAGAGCAGGAAAAATCTGGGTTCTTATTTGTACAGCCTTGCTAGCCAGAGGGATCGATTTTAAAGGTGTGAACTTGGTCATCAACTATGACTTTCCAACCAGCTCAGTGGAATATATCCACAGGATAG GTCGAACTGGAAGAGCCGGGCATAAAGGAAAAGCTGTTACATTTTTCACTGAAGATGATAAACCATTATTAAGAAG TGTTGCCAATGTTATCCAGCAGGCCGGATGTCCTGTCCCAGAATACATAAAAGGTTTCCAAAAACTACTAAG taaacaaaagaaaaaga